A region from the Silene latifolia isolate original U9 population chromosome 7, ASM4854445v1, whole genome shotgun sequence genome encodes:
- the LOC141589857 gene encoding auxin-induced in root cultures protein 12-like has product MAAFLRIMLMTLCLITLLPHPTNSQPQCKSMTFSKNQLFAKCMDLPTLNATLHWTYDTSTSALSMAYTAPASSKDSWIAWALNPTGSGMLGAQAIATFSPGTIGLFNIVQTVDITSYHSIRQGPLSYNVTGLSCEASLGKLTVFGTWALPAGEPTVNMVWQIGPVTAGRMDAHAMEPDNFKSKMKIDLSSGVDVETVNGSAVAPAPWTLESAKQKGGAVKELGTLFM; this is encoded by the exons ATGGCGGCTTTCCTTAGAATAATGTTGATGACACTATGTCTCATAACCCTCCTACCTCACCCTACCAACTCCCAACCACAATGCAAATCCATGACTTTTTCCAAAAACCAACTTTTCGCGAAATGTATGGATCTTCCGACTCTAAACGCCACCTTACATTGGACATATGACACATCCACCTCCGCCCTCTCAATGGCCTACACGGCCCCAGCATCCAGCAAAGATAGTTGGATTGCGTGGGCATTAAACCCGACAGGGTCAGGTATGTTGGGAGCCCAAGCGATTGCAACCTTTTCACCTGGAACAATCGGCCTATTTAATATCGTCCAGACAGTGGACATCACCTCTTACCATTCGATCAGGCAGGGGCCTCTCTCATACAATGTTACCGGGCTTTCTTGTGAAGCTTCCCTCGGTAAATTGACCGTTTTTGGGACGTGGGCTTTACCGGCTGGTGAGCCTACTGTAAACATGGTTTGGCAAATTGGGCCAGTAACTGCTGGAAGGATGGATGCGCATGCTATGGAACCCGATAATTTTAAGTCTAAGATGAAGATTGATTTGAGTAGCGGGGTAGACGTCGAGACTGTTAATGGGTCTGCTGTAGCTCCAGCTCCTTGGACTCTTGAATCGGCTAAACAAAAGGGTGGTGCTGTAAAGGAGTTG ggAACATTGTTCATGTAA